Within Phocoena phocoena chromosome 9, mPhoPho1.1, whole genome shotgun sequence, the genomic segment TTGATTGGAGTCACGCCtctttgcccctcccccatatttccattttctccttgtcACTGCTGTTTACAATTCCAACATCATCAATTAATACTTAGTGTCTCAACAATGATTCCTAGcaaaacaaatgattaaaaagcacaagcagggcttccctggtggcacagtggttgagagtccgcctgccgatgcaggggacatgggttcgtgccccggactgggaagatcccacaagcagcggagcggctgggccggtgagccatgaccgctgagcctgcgcgtccggagcctgtgctccgcaacgggagaggcgacaacagtgagaggcccgcgtaccgcaaaaaaaaaaaaaaaaaaaaaaagcacaagcaaaCTAATCTTAGGCCTAATGTCATCTTCAACAGTTTGGCCATAGAGCCCTGACCACCAGAGCACCCATTTCCCATGTTAAGCACCACTGGACCCATGAGCATTTAGTCAAGCAAGTTAGTTCTGTAATCCCTGCCCCACACAAATGGCTTAACAtctaaataaaaatagctttactGTGTCTTACCATTGTTATGTTATTTCCATTTAGCAAAATTTGATCTAATTTAgtaattcttcttccttctggtGTGATTTCACTAAACAAATAGATTAAAGGTTAATTATTCTATATAAATGAACATGAGGTCAGGCAACTGTACCAACACTTTTCAGAGACAAAGTGGGTGATGTACATCACCCCTGGGTGATGTAAATTCTTCCCCAAAGGCAACAGAGTGGACTGACTGACCTAAGATCCACatccactgagctgatcttcatCTAAAAAGCTGAAACTTGCCAAGGAGATCAAATATGaactaaaatgtttactatccTCACTCTTTTTACTATTATCTACTACTGATTCCTATCCATTATACCAATCTGTAATTAATTCAAATCTGAAAGCAGAGCTACTGGTCATGatctttataattaatataactgagacatcatttacattttctattatatataagTTGTAGAATAATTAATTTAAAGCATTAAATGCTCTTATTATCAGTTCCTTTATTTGACCTAAGCCCTAAGATCCCTGGCTGTTTTTAGTACCTTTTACCTTAAAGCTTTGTCTCTACTAATTTCCTAGCAATTTAGTGACAGTTACATAAAGGTAATAATCCTCTAATCCAATTTTACTAACATCAGTAGGTAAAACTTCTATCTTTAGAGTAGTTCGAATAGGCAGTGTTCTGACTCAACAGATCATTTTACTGACTCAACAGTACTAAAACTGccttaaataaaaaagagattccCCTGCCCAATTCCTTAATTTTCAACACTACTCACAACTCAGTGACATCTTCCAGTACCATATCTGAAATTTggtgttaagaaaataaatataccaaGTTAAATTTACTCTGGCTTCTGCCTTTGTTCAGTTTTAATTATAACATTGAACACAATGGCTCAAATTCAAAATGTTTGTGATTAGTAATTTCATCTTCTTTCAGTACACGCACCTCTTAAAACACAATTTCCatgagaataaattaatttttattataaaaatctgTAAGTACTGATTGtctaaagttctttttttaaaataccgaAAAAACCATACTACCAACTTTTAAAAGGATACTGACAAAGTCATCAAATCCCAGAAGTGTGCCAACAATCTCCTTATCACTCTTCATCACAATGTGAATCCTCGATCCTATACACTTGTCCACAAGctctatggatttttttttaacaaaaaaaaagggcggggggagaggagagaaaagattaTTATGCCCATTCGTTACTTCAACAAATATGTGAGTGCCTATTGGCACTTATTACTTGCATATGGTGAAATATAAACCAGGAAAAGTATTCACTCGAAAACTTTAGATCTTACACTACATGTCTCTGTTAATCATTCTATTAACAGGAAAGTTTTCCCTGTTCTCCACTTACCGCTCCTTTGTAACAATTTATCATGGTTGTGGCTTAATATTATTTTAGGTTATCCTATTGACATATgaaccccacccacaccccccagACTCTAAGGTCCATGAAAGCAGAGATGGTGGTTGTTTTTACTCATCAGTGTATCCCCAATGGACACTGCCTGGATACACTGATCATTCAAAAAGAGTTTGTTCCATGACACTTTACAATCAGAGCCCCATCCACTAGCTCAATCACCCTTCAGATACAAAATATTAAGAGagagacctgggcttccctggtggcgcagtggttgagaatctgcccgctaatgcaggggacacgggttcgagccctggtctggtaagacccccacatgccgcggagcaactaggcccgtgaaccacaactactgagcctgcgcgtctggagcttgtgctccgcaacaggagaggcccgcgcaccgcgctTAACagtggccccgcttgccacaactagagaaagccctcgcacagaaacgaagacccaacacagccataaataaattaattaaaaaaattttagaaagatatagaacattatttaaaaaaaaaaaaaaaaaagagagaggcctGTCTTCACCAGAGATCCCTTCTCGTCACTACGTCTCCCTCACCCCCCAAAAGTCTATCCTCTGTAGTCTGACAGCAGCTTGAACATCTCTTCAGCAGGCTTAGCGTTATTTGGTACGATGTTTATTTGCCCGGTATCCTGTTTCCTACACTGGTTTGTATGCTATCTGAAGGCAACGGCCGTGATTTTAGTTTGTTGAACAGTGCCCAATCACAGTGTCCAGTGCACAAAGGCGCAATAACTGTTGAAAGAATGAGCGGCAAGAAAAGCTAGTTTCCAGAGTCCTCTTTTAAGGCGCAGTCCAGATCCTGGTGCCTCTCTCAACAACCGGCCAGATAGGCAACAGGGTCTACTCTGGAGATTTTAAATGCCAGGTTGAGGAACGGGACTGCTATCCACTACTGTAAAGGCGAGCTCACAACAAAGAAGGCCAACGACTTATTCACTAAGCGTGAACCTCTGCCGGTGACGGTTTGGTCTGGGGAGTCAAAAGTCCCTGCCTCGAGAAAACCCCACCACGCCGAAGAGACGTGGGCGGCCTGAGGCCGCAGAGACTTGGCGCCTAGAGGAGAGCCGCGGAGAAAGAAAGCAATTGGTCATATACGTTTTTCTAACACTCAGCCAGGGGCTGCGCTGCCCCTCGGGCCCCGACCCTAACCTTCAGTTCCCCGCCCGGGCACCCCAACACGACAACGGTTACCTAGAGGTAGAAGCTGAGACGGGTTGGTAGTAGCGTTAGCCGCCATGGCTACGCCGGAAGTGGTCTGCGTCTCTCGAAGTTGAGAAGGCGAGTTTGAAAGAGCGCGCTTCCGCTTTTTCCGGCAGCCCGTTCAGACTCGACCAATCTGAGGCCGAGAGTGCGATCGGGCCGGTCCACGGGGATCGCTCCCAGTCCCTCCTTCCCCGGCAATGAGATCCTGGGAAATATTTCCGTTCACTGAACGTTCTGCGGTCTCGACAGACACTTTTCTCTCCAAATTTCCAAGAGACTTTAAAGCTATCCCGCCTTGTAAATAAATTATTCCTCTAACCCGGAAGACTTTGCCAAACGGAAACCTTTGAGTCGTCTTATCTTCCCCAAGTTGTATCTCATTTCAACCCAGGATCTTTCTTCAGACCAGtataaataaatttgattttcccGCCACCGATTCATTGTGTTGTAATTTTCGtaaattctttttgttgttgttatttttgtttcttttaaggaatctaccaattcttttaaaagttcGGTGGACTGAAAACCCACAGctaagggactttcctggtggtccagtcgttacgactctgtgcttccatggcgggggtatgggttcgatccctggtcagggaaataagatccc encodes:
- the LSM5 gene encoding U6 snRNA-associated Sm-like protein LSm5 — translated: MAANATTNPSQLLPLELVDKCIGSRIHIVMKSDKEIVGTLLGFDDFVNMVLEDVTEFEITPEGRRITKLDQILLNGNNITMLVPGGEGPEV